In a single window of the Cucurbita pepo subsp. pepo cultivar mu-cu-16 chromosome LG18, ASM280686v2, whole genome shotgun sequence genome:
- the LOC111780391 gene encoding uncharacterized GPI-anchored protein At5g19250-like, protein MRVFALFFFVVVATFLLLPNAVLCDVKDTEILNAINNYRQSKHLSNLTHNKNAACLASRFVYKLRDEPCSSPDDFHKEINSENTLADFLKLLKKCHIAYNSTVDGIMLPACVPHLDPKSVSSNYTKSRDVEYISSKNFTGAGVGTSDDWIVLVLSTNTSTGNFANGGSSSLVVARGGCIGIMVGFLGLFVLLLF, encoded by the exons ATGAGAGTGtttgctttgttcttctttgttgTCGTTGCCACCTTCCTCCTTCTGCCTAATGCTGTTCTTTGTGATG TGAAAGATACAGAGATTCTAAACGCCATCAACAATTACAGACAATCAAAGCACCTATCTAATCTTACTCATAACAAAAATGCAGCATGTTTAGCAAGCAGGTTCGTTTATAAGCTAAGAGATGAGCCTTGTTCAAGTCCAGATGATTTCCACAAAGAAATCAACTCTGAAAATACCCTTGCAGATTTTCTTAAGCTCTTGAAGAAGTGTCACATAGCCTACAACTCGACCGTTGATGGCATCATGCTCCCCGCTTGCGTCCCCCACCTCGATCCCAAGTCCGTCTCCAGTAACTATACCAAATCCCGTGACGTCGAGTATATTAGCAGTAAGAACTTTACGGGCGCTGGGGTCGGGACGTCTGACGATTGGATCGTCCTCGTTCTTAGCACTAACACGTCGACTGGGAActttgctaacggtggatctTCGTCTTTGGTTGTCGCCCGGGGTGGTTGCATTGGTATCATGGTTGGTTTCTTAGGgttgtttgttcttttgttgttttga